ataatatatatatatatatatatatatatatatatatatatattaatatatatttatatatttatatatatatatatatatatatatatatatatatatatataagacacTCCTTTTCAGGACAATAAAAAGTTTTGTGATTTGATCACTGCAAAGCAACCAGAAGTTaatatttaaggcgagacactgcaggtgaatatagggtaaaaaacaaaaaactaaaaaacgaatagttatcaccttacttactcagatggttgattacattgataattgcaaacatttttttgtattacaaattttctaaaatgttaggttttattaagtaaatgaggcattatttaattatatatgcactaatttgcatacatttctagtacaaaaatctaaacaccggatgaagtcagtttcaaaattcatgTTATATATTAccattttggggaataaaatgatgtataaaataaagaaaattatatatgaacaaacccctttgtaaaatccttcaggatatagacaggaataaaaaggtaaagtttggtgtgtgtaagtgttactggagtgtagaagaaaaaactcattttgagaaaacagtctttaaaaatatgtattaattgaaatctactgacacaaatagataaagtgctataaaagaaacactttaaGAATCCACAGTTTCtcttggatgttttctttccactagtctgaaaaaaacactttatgaaaaaccaaaaagcccaaaatcttaaacttgtTTGTCTCCCCTTAATAATAGTTTCCAATTTGAGGTGTCATGCACATCAAGTTTAGCCAGTGAGAGCGTACATATCTATACCAACTTTAAGCGAGGAAGATGTTTTGTGCAAAAATAATTGAGAACTACATAATTTGtgttaacattttttaataaatgtcatACAATCTGCATTTTCCCCATGAAATAAATATCATTTCTGTCACTCAACCCAAACCTCCCACACACACAATTTTCAAAGGACATTCCCAAAGGGTGGTTTCGTCAGATTTTGCTCGCGTTTACGGACATATTTGCCTCCAAAGTATATCTACGTAAATCcacacatacatacaaacacacactccTTCCCCCTTCACTTTCTGCCGAATCGAAAGCCAAATCCTCCTTTCTGTCTGTTGAAGGCTTGCAAACCTCCTGCGATGGAAGTGAGCGCCTCGTTCCGCTTCTCTCCGCCCTCTTCTTCAACCTCGCCCCCCTGTGGATATGGCACAGCCACTATATGGTTGTCTGGGAATGTTCCCACTGGTGTCCGTCCCAGCTCCTCTCTCTTCTGGCCCTTCACCATGCTCTTCTGTCCCCATCCTAGTTCTGCCTTCACTCTCTCCAGAAGCTCCTCGGGTCCCGGCTCCTGAATCAGAGCCCAGGGCTGGAGCTCCACCACTGGTCTGCCGCCTGGAGCTCCCAGTGAAGCCTGAAGCTGGAGCATTGCAGCTTCCCACTCAGGGTTGTCCAACGTAGGCAGGTAAACCATGGGATGGTGTGGTAGCATTAGACCTCTGGGAGGCTGAACCAGTAGCACCAGCAAGAAAAAGACTGTGGTTTGAAGAGTGGAAGAGAGATGGAAAACCTGGAATTTCATCTGAAATTTAAGGAATAAATGAGAGTTGAGAGAGGAGAGACAAAAAGAGACAAACATCATCCTTAGCTGACTTGATTTTTCACATTGAGCTGATTTTAAGGCTTACCTTGCAGAGTGTTCTGAATCTCCATGAAGTTATCTCCTTTCAGCTTCTTTAAATACCCTACCCATGCTAGCTTTGCCCATTGTCCATAACTAGACAGCTGTTCGTTAACTGGTTAAAAAATCCCTGTGACGCACAGGACCATCTCCACAGTGTCATCAAAATTCCTTTACCTAGGATACACAGTCAGCTTAACTGGCAGAGGTGAAGAGGACAATTACTGAAAAATGGTCACATTGGCAAtctaacacacaaacacaaagccTCAAGTTTATTTTGAGTTTGCACCTCACCAGGAGGGCTCAGAAAGATCAGAAAGAATTTCGCAGTTGCCACCTCGAATTCAATCTAAATTTCAGATCATTAGGCCATGTTAGCATCCGTTTAACCCGtctatgtatctgtctgtctttatcagacattggtacaaactgttgtttggtctggccagaggagaactggtcccccgactgagcctggtttctcccaaggtttttttctccatttctgtcacctgtggagttttggttccttgccgctgtcgcctctggcttgcttagttggggacattttccagcgatatcgtatactatttgaactgaactgacgatgatatcactgaattcattgatgaactgcctttaatctgaaaattgattgttacaataatgcgttacttacacactattgtgctgtttaaatactgtgcagttgctttgacacaatctgtattgtaaaaggcgctatataaataaaggtgacttgacttgacttgactacactcaaacaataaatacagaaatgcataaatgaaataaataaatacatacatacatcaaTCCCTTGTTAGCTTGTCAATGGGTTCACAATATAAAAAAGATTTTCCTAATGGATTATTGGATTACTACTCCAAGGTACTAATTTGCACTCTTTAAGATtagatacagtatctcacaaaagtacaccccttacatttcagcaaccattttagtgtatcttctcaagggacaatactatagaaatgaaacttggatatatcttagagtagtcaatgtgcagcttgtatagcagtatagatttactgtcccctgaaaataactcaacatacagccattattgtcaaaatagctggtaaacaaaagtgagtacaccctaagtgataacagcagtatgttgtttaatcatgcaaagccacatgtcctattcatgtttatatttttgtctgCTTGAAAGGACCATACAGAGTTGTGTattttgtattagagcagttaaaatatggtgctttaagtacaaacATTTTGCTGAAGAAAaccctgtccaagagcatgaattactggaaccatgccctgtggtctgatgagactataagataaacttggtctggggctgcatgagtgctgctggttctggggagctgcagttcattgaggaaaacatggattccattatgtactgtacactCTGAAGCTGAACATGAAGCCTTCCTTCCAGAAACTAGTCCGAactgcagttttccaacatgataacgatcccaaacacaccaccaagatgacaactgccttgctgatgaagctgaaggtgaaggtgatacacaacatacatgttgtgtaattttcaggggacagtaaaccTATACTGTTATacgatatactaaaatggttgctgaaatgtgaggggtgtactcacttttgtgagatactgtatggtATAAAGTTGTCCCTTTAATGGTACTGCCCATAGCCTTCTAAACCATTTACAAAAATCACTACAGGTTTAAGAGGTGTTTCAACATTGCAGCAACTACTAATGAACATATTTtaatttcacgagttcgcccttacatctaatctgcttgagcgagcattaagcatattttggcgtgctgtccgggggaagggttccgggccggaatacaggccggaaccagagaactccccctgctagtgtaggatcgaaacagattagaagtggagagtaggggtggaggagggatgccaagaaactatcgctggatggaggtaagacggctggtaatatatatagaggatgcgctgattgaatgattggttaaacaggttgcacctgtgccgaatgggttgattatctgatcgtgctcctcctgaaccttgtttaatcaaacatcatttaaaTGATCACTCAGTAGGTATTAATATGtcttttaaacacattaaattgCACAAATTTATGTTGTAATGCAGGcattcacaaacttttttgtcatctgagcctgagattttaaaataaatatttggttTCACTTTATTACTAACATTGCACCTACATATCtactaactctcattagagtgttgcacttaaaaataaaggtgcttttcacagcaatgccatttggtttcacaaagaaccattcagtcaaaggttctttaaagaaccatctctttcttacctttttaaaatctggagaaccttctttcaccacaaagaaccttttgtgaaacagaaaggttcttcagatgtaaaggttctttatggaaccgtttagacaaaaatgttcttctatggcctcgtgaagcacctttattgttAAGAGTGTAGTAGACTGGTATGGTTAGGGTTGCAAAGTCAGTAGAATGTCTGTTGGGTGATAATCACAAAAAAGTTAGCAGATGTTAAGTCTACTCACACTCATATGGGTGAATGTTtaaaagggaccatcaaaataaagtgctaCCAAATATTTTAATAAGTATCACATTTCACAGTTCTCTGACATTGGTTACATgacacatgacatgcaggtaaacgaAAGAAAAATAGCAAGTTTTCTATTTTGATTGGTGTTTGGTCTATCTACCTATAACATTTAAGTATTTGTTATCTTTCAGGCAAAGCTTTGTCAAGTCAACATTCAAAGTTTGACAGTCTTTAAAATTTTGGCAGATTTGCTCACTCACTGACTTCACAGAACTGACCCAACAGCATTCCTGTCAGGACATGCTCTCAAAATAGACCTTAGCAATGGAGTTAGACATAGATTTCAgga
This genomic stretch from Garra rufa unplaced genomic scaffold, GarRuf1.0 hap1_unplaced_843, whole genome shotgun sequence harbors:
- the qrfp gene encoding uncharacterized protein qrfp, giving the protein MKFQVFHLSSTLQTTVFFLLVLLVQPPRGLMLPHHPMVYLPTLDNPEWEAAMLQLQASLGAPGGRPVVELQPWALIQEPGPEELLERVKAELGWGQKSMVKGQKREELGRTPVGTFPDNHIVAVPYPQGGEVEEEGGEKRNEALTSIAGGLQAFNRQKGGFGFRFGRK